The window aagatatggattctcgtttggtcaaactgaaagggccagttaaagaccaaaatatggaggttttctcccaagagggagatggtgtattgaggctTCAGAATAGGTTATGTGTACCTGTATTGATGATTTGAGTCAAAGAATTATGGCTAAAGCGTATGGCGCActgtattctattcatctcggtgctaccaagatgtaccgtgatttgcaggaaatctattggtggaatggtataaataAGGATATAGCGAAGTTCGTAGAGAAGTGTGCAACTTACCAACAGGTGtagatagagcaccagagacccgatgatgtgatgcaagaatttagcattcctacttggaagtgggaacatggatttcgtgaccgGTTTACCTCTCTCTCATTGTTATcgtgatttgatttgggtcattgtagacaggctgactaagtccgtgcatttcttgccagtgcatacatctttcaccgctgaggactatgctaagctgtacattcgagaattagttaggttgcatggagttccgttgtctatcatctttgataaaggtactcaatttacttctcagttttggagagcctttcagaagggtcttagcacccaagtttatcttagttctgcttttcatctgcagacagatAGTCatgctgagaggaccatccagactttggaggatatgttgaagacatgtgttcttgatttcaaagaaagttgggatgaacatttttcattaattaaatttgcttataacaacagttttttatgctagcattggaatgtctccatttgaggctttatatagaaggagatgtaaatcacccataggttggtttgaagtggatgaAGCTGTTGTGATTGGACTTGATGCTGTATTTGaatctatggagaaagttaagatgattcgagaaaggttgaagatagcccagagtcttcaaaagtcatatgcagatgtgagaagaagagctcttgagtttgaagttaatgatttagtgtacctgaaaatttcacccatgaagggggtgaagagatttggtaagaaaggaaagcttagtcctcgatatgttggtccttacagagttttgaatcgtgttaggaaagcagcttatgagattgagttgcctacggagttgtcagctgtccaccctgtctttcacgtttctatgcttaagaagcacattggcgattttgttgttgttgttgatccacCAGAGAACTTAGACATTCGGGAtatcctttcttatgaagagatttcgatTGAAATCatagattatcaagtccgtagactaagaaataaggaagttcctttggttaaattTCTATAGAgaaatcaatcagttgagggtgttatttgggaagcaaaagcagatatacgATTTAAGCACCCCCATCTCTTCTCTGCAAGTTCAAATCAAGATGaaggtattatttttccttaattcgattTCCTCCTAATCCAGTGTATTCGGTTATATAGTTGTCTTCCATCTTGATTCGTGCATTCAGTGAAGTATCTGAAAGTCTAGAGTAAAGTAAGACTGTTGAATAGATTATTTTAGTAGGGCATTTTCAAGTGTCCTCTTTGACCTTgagtctaactagcaacattcgaggatgaatctttccaagggagagatattgtaataccctgaccATTTCGTAAGCCTAAATTTGTCTTTTGAGTGAATGAGAAAGACTTCCAAAGtaaatgatatttatatcatcctttatttccctaatttctactttctatcatgtggagatttgaataagctttccgtcgatatcaattttgtcaaaatcagagatcggagaaaaaagttatgactatctGAAGTCCCAGTAGTGAAACAGCATTATTTAGACCCTCAGCGCATAGCAAATATGAGTAATATCCCAGTTGTCACTTTCCAATGAACCTCCGCGATATTACCACATCACGTCAAGTCTCAATATCAggattgtcaaatttcagtgcaccaacgcgattccaccgcgtcgcggtgctgagcagtttcccagttgtccaaaatccagtgaaggaccgcgatcatggcgcatcatGCCAGGGACAAAAATCGGGCTCCAGTTTTTGAATTTGctgaagggcattttggtctttccgcCTAGTTTGGCCCTCTATATATAGattcaagtagagaagagaaatccattcttctccatttcttttccaagaaatatctagaactagggtttctctcttccaaatccaaatcaaatcttctccaagaaattcaagaatttttccaTAGATTTCACCAAGTTATTCAAGAAtaaagttctccaagtcaaaggcattaagaaacttagctcaaaagtgtgaagaagagtttccaatcaagttttttcatcttaaaattataatccaaggtatgtggggttttgaacaagaacaatcctttcgttcttgtgtccaaagctttgatttttattatggatttatatgattttgcaagtgggtttatacccaaattacttcatcatgagactatgagaatataaattgttcaagctttgttatacatgattattttactattcccaagttatgacttgatatttaatattgtgaatttcatatttctaccatgagttgatatttcaagtacCTTCAAGATacgtgtcaagctttaagcttccttatgacaaattggattattgagtatattgattcatgagattgagttgttacaatgagtcttgatatttcctcaaagttaataatgttgccatgatgtaatgaattgatacattttgatattgagaaagattgatttgatttgagtcgagttagaaatccacaaattgattatgatttgataaatgagaaaaagatttgatttgatcttcatgatagacccttgtgatgtttgtggtggattttctaacgcgttctaagcttgtgtctaggagtagtatttagcaccgagcgggaaatatggtatttctcccgaaactacgtgccaccataggattagtattgatatttatggccagaggccgagtatgagattgtgatcactaaattgagatTGTACTCCTGGGCAAGAGTACGAccctcccgccaatgtggggttctctccttaagagggtaaaacattggactctatgtagctcacatggtttatgtcggttataagaacctcccatgtccataagagttgagtttcttgaattaccgagtcactccgagtcttgagttgaagagttgagttgtttatgatgatttatgaggtttttatcatatgatttatttactgtgagatcatgaaaagtatgtttcaatctaactcaagccaagtgagccatcattgtacatatgcatattttcaagaaattgatgatgatatttacattgttgcatgcaccccgacatactcagtacattccaaagtgctgacccacatatttttctatgggatacattttctcgtaatgcaGGTTCAGGTACTCAGGCGCAGCCGCATTAGCcatattcgagtgcctcaactacgtttccttagtgatgagtcctcatggttcgaggattgTGTCTACATTTTTGGTGATATCGTTCTGtcgttatggctttcagtactgtctGAGTtgtttggggtttgtcccaatgactctttaatcttgattagtagaggcttcgtcAAACTAGAGTATCAGTATGTACAGAAtgtcagtattttgattgtacaggccAACATATCTTTGCTTTCGAGTATGTCCATGATATGATATCCTTTCTTATTTTGCCATGACTACCGTCAAAGCGAGTTCAGAAAgggatgacaggcttagagggttagcttgaggccacgtgtggccttaagtactgtgtgatgtctcgggataggttcttggggtgttacaatatatgtacatacatatgcatataagtataattatttttatatacatacacTGATTTTTATATATTGTGTATCATATATTAGAATGAGTATCAGCGCATTAGGATCTCAATATACaaatgtttaattatttaattgaatatgtataatattatacgTTTATATAATATAGCGTTTATATACGTATGTATATGTTTATTCGGTACATAgttaacatgcatatgtatatgtCATATAAATGTGTTTGCTCAAATGtatatgtttattcttttaattgtatatgtataatattacACGTTTACACAATATAttgttgatatgaatatgtatatattatacattatacataattaataaaattctaATGTGTTTGTATATAcaattgtgtgtgtgtgtatatatatatatatatagttaaaatgCAATTGTATAAAGTataattgatttttatatgtGTATACTAAAAAAGGGTCAATTATGGAAGGAGAATCTCCaacaatttttattatataaaaggaGAATATGGGGGGTGGGGGGGGTGGGGGGTTGGATATAATAATgagcattaattacttttttttaaaaaaataataatattaattatattgtataaataagtcAGTTAGGAGGAATCTAAGGTGTTTATATGTGAAGTTTTACCTAAGAGAAATAggcattaaaaaaaaatcaataacaacaataaaatagtGCAATAACTAAAAACACGATAAAAATTGATGATAATATATATCAAGAAACTACACAAATAAGGCAAACTTAATGAATGCACTAAAAGATGAAGCCAAAATAAATAGAAGAAGCTAAAAAGACCTCTGCCTCTTACTTATATATCTAccagtttaggtgtacgcgccttgcgcatGTACCTCATTTTAATAACTTCAAACATTaaactaaatagaatatttgtttaaataataaagatgaatataataattaaatttaatatcttttgccCCTTATTAAAAGACTATACAAtggataaaattatcttttcactattttctcaaatttttagttaattattttaataatattaactataatattgaatcctaaaatatatatgagaaaaaattaagagtcctaaaatatatagcaATAAGAAAATACCACGGTTAGAAGAATTAGACAAAAAAAACTACTAAACTCCTAAATTTTAGGAATCATACGTGTATatgatttttttacttttttttaaaaaaaaataagacaatgaagcatgttttgtacttattaaataaaaaataagcaaaagtctaaaaaaaaccATAACTGAAAAAAACGTACAGTATGTCTACTTGTAGTAacttattgtttttattaaataaaaaataagcaaaagtctaaaaaaaaacataactgAAAAAAACGTACAGTATGTCTACTTGTAGTAACTTATTGTTTTTGAAATTCTTACTCTTCTAAAATTGGTAATTATTTATTGTGTGGGGGTGAGAGAATATAAATCTACCATATTTAGATAAGTTAAAAACGTTTTACACTTCTATAAATTAAGAATCCTTctacaataatagaaaaaatacacCATAACACCCCTGAACTTATCGCTAAAACTTACTTTAGATCCTAAACTATACGGGTAATTATATACCCCCTTAATAACTTTCAATTGAATTTTTACCACCCTAACTGCTGACatgacaaatttttaaaaaatcagcTCGTAAATAGCCAAAAATACGTGAAAATAGGTGGGGCCcaccttttaaattttatatatatatatatatatatatatatatatactagaataGTGTAtgtgtgttgcacgtgtatcatgcattttgtatatatacaaaataaatacgATATATCTCTCCTACCATATGAAAAAATGTtaaattatttgttttatttgtatcatacagTTATTTGACATTGTGAGATATTGTATAGATATTCAGGGGAAGAAATACGCCAAggtatatgatattatgatgtacattcaagattcaatttcattgaatatgtaataaaaatggaataaattgttcttaagaaatatattttaatttattgatgaAGACAATATTATCTCCTATTTAATAGATGTTAAATTTGTTAAGCATTATTTTCTTTCATCATTTATAAATTgatcataaaaaaatttattttaaatcataaaatatcattcccaaaattcttttcaatttttttttcataaaattatgtgATGACTTGATTAATGGAAAgaatattttaatacattttacatattttcaataaattaaggctaaaaattttgaaagttatcatcacctttttgaaattttgtgtcaaatcaaaatattcaaatacaaatcaaatatatatatatatgccacaTAAATTAAGATGGAATGAGATGATAATCATAAGATAccgaataattattttttcagtcaaagtatacaaataaaaataaattcagatATAACATCAAACAAAATTTAAAGAAGCCCAAGATGAGGCAAAGCAATCTTCTTAGGCCTAAAAATTGACCCAACCCGATTCAGATCATAAAAAATTTGTCCGAatcttttttacttttgaaaagttGCAAAATGCTTCATTTTTGAACTGTTCTTCACTTTTTGGTAAGTGCAGATACTCTGCAGTTTCTTTGTCTTCACAGTGTTGAGTGTTGATGAGTTAAACttaaatgtttattttttattttttattttttattttttatttttcttactttcaaTTAAATTTTGCCCTTTAAAGAGAAAGTGATATGATTTTAGTGAATTAAAAGTATCAATTTTAAAGACTTGTATCTATCCCTATATGCAGAGTTATCTAACAGTACGAAATTGCTATTGAAGCCAAAAGCTAATGTAAGTGAAAAGGTGACGCTATTAGTTCATTTTTGGTTGAAGAGTGGAAGGATATGACTCTTGCATCTTCTTGGAAAAGAATCAAAAACATAAAGTGGAATTATCTGTCTTCTTGTATCTTcttgaaaaagaatcaaaagcaTAAAGTGGGATTATCTGTCTTATACCGAAAATTAAAAAGATCGATGCATGTTAATTTGAgaattagaaaatcaagcatccatcaatctagacatgcaatcgaatcaagttagatgagcatcaatcatattctccgaATAGACAAACTAATTTGTTCTCTAgcttaacgtacatctcaatatttatagaagtatttccttaataaagtcctattttaggGAGTAGTTTTCTATTTGAacagaaaaatattaattaattctcctaccatatattttaagaagtctagtgaatagaaaaatattaattaattctcctactatatattttagaaagtctagttaatataataaaaataattaaataataaattgaaaaaattagtgaaaaaaacagttttgtctaaaaaaaaaatcttttaatgaagagcaaaaagttcaaattatttttctaagggttcacacttttaatatattgtagattatagatataaattatagatgaATCTAACTTCCATACACTGACAGtgttaaatttcttttatttaaattacaTGGGAAATAACTGAAAAATCACTTGAAATAAACcacccaaaaaaaataattatagtgtTATTGGGAGTCGATCAAACATCCTCTGATCTCAAATTCACTAAAAGAATGAAACATAAACAGAAGACTTTACCCAATACTTCAAAAACTGCTATACAAACAAAACATTTccagagaaaagaagaaaactaaaaagaattactatatcactcctaatcaCTGCAAAACTACTACCATAAATCACTTGTTTTGAACAGAGAACTCCTATTCAAACCCTCATCACTCAGCTCTGCTACTATAGATATTTTTCAAGCCCCTAACTCAACATTCTGATGCTTAATGATGTACAACAAACCAATATTTGGAACTCCTATAACTATAGACAAACAGTGCAGTTTCAGCAGCGACAACTTTTGATGATTTTCCACCAACATCCTGTGGAATCCTTACCTTGATGCTAAAAATCAGATCAATAGACAGCGAAATTGACATGTTGCAGCTTCGGAGGTTTTCCAAAGGATTATCGATTGCACGCTTCAACTTTCTAACCGCGAATCATGGTTTCTGGTGGCCCATAATAAGAAAGAGTCCTGGACTTCTCTAAAGCTGTCATATTATACCTGGAGATCCTGTCTTCTAGAATCAGCTTCCTCAGAACACAATTCATCTTCTTGTTCATGCTTATGTGATTCCCCGTTTGAATTAAATAGTCGTGTTGATAACGTAGGGGATGAAGGCGTGTAATTACCTgcattttttgtattaattttaagGCTAGAGAAAGGACCATCaagtttttataaaaatattaggaTGATGAAAAGTGCACCTCTGAAAGATGAACTTCTTTCCATGTCTTTGGTAACGTGCAACAAGATGGTTCCAGAGAGCACAACGATGAAACCACATATTTCTGATATAATGCTCCCAACGTTCTGGCCATCCCAGTCCTACATAATGCAGTATAAATAGATCGATAAGCATGGCTTCAAGTTTTGGACAAATAATCGTGGTTTTCTGTCAACATAATTTAGTTTTTGTTAGTATTTCCAAGTCAAGCAAATGTGTGAATGTCCATGGCATTCTAAGGTGTAAAGTTTGGGATAAGTTCCCAAGTAGCGGATTAACTTTATTTGTACTCATCATTTTCCGGAAACAAGCTCAAAATGAAGcaacaagaagaaaaaaggtAGATACTTTACCTTAAACATGATGACACTGGCAACGATTGTTAGTGTTGTGAACATAACATAGTATATGGGAGAGACAACAGCAGTATTGAAGGTATCAAGGGCCTGAAACATGAaagcaaaagcaaaaaaaaaaaggcataatCGATCTGCTCTATACATCAGTTCACCCCTAGAAACCAGGACTCAGGATTAATAAAAGGACGATGCTATCACACCATTTAAAATTGATATCCTAAAGGAAAGAAATTCAAGAATAACTAATACATTTTCCAGAAAAGGTTGCAAAAACTACCAAAACAAGCGCAAAGCTTTCTTGGAACTCAACAAGATTAAGCTGCAATTATACCCTACAAATTAGGAGGATGCTGAACGAAACATGATCTAGCAACTGCAGTATGTCTGAAAGGTGAAGCAGCTTCTCAAGATTGACTAAGAAAGAAAACCTATAATATGACTTCTGGTGTAAGAATTAAGAAAAGCGTTCATAAAATCAATAGCATCAAGAAGCTAATTTGAAACTGTTCATTCtgtcaaaagaaggaaaaagaaaaatatacaatctGACCTGCTAAACTTGCAAAAATTATTGGAATACCAATATTATTTACAATCCTAGACATATAGGAAATCTAAAATATTCCAGTCAGCAGTATGATTATGCTCAAACTTGTAATCTTTTTCTGATTCTAAAGTATTCCAGTCAGCAGTATGATTCTGAAGTTAACATTTCAGATGCTCATCTTGTTGACAATGATGGTATCTGGaagaaaggaagaagaaaaagctCAAACTTCTAATCTGATCATAACAATAGTAGCATTACTTTTTTTGATTGGTAAAGGGTATTGTATTAAAAACGACAAACTGCTGGAAAGTATTTACGGAGGACAGTCTCATTACAAGTTGTGTAATGAACTCAAAAAGTCAACCATGGCTTCTGTATCATTATCATTAGCTATTACAGTGTGGCCCCAAATGAACAGCAAGGAAATGCATCTGTGCTTTAAGCTAATAATTGATTCCTTTTTGCTTTTAAAGTGAGTTCCGTGTTCTTAGTTTGCCTTTTCTCAGTCCTTTCATATGCAAGCATTGCAGTAGCTCAACTGTCATCATAGGCATCATCCAATTGAACCCCACGATATTGAAGAGAAAATACCAAATTTGTGAGGTGTAGGGGCAATGTAAGAAAAGGTGATTGAcactctctctttccttctcacaCTATGGATATCTACTGCAGATTGTAATCCTTCTTTTCTGAAGATTATCTTGAGTTAAACATGCCCCGTGATCCACCAGCCACAAAAAACAATCGACCTTTAAAGGTGTCTTATTTCTCCAGATGATTCTCCAAGGCCACTTGGAAAAGCTGCTAGATGAATTCCTCAATATTTGGTAATAGCTTCTCACCTTGAATTTCCCCTTTGCATCTCTCCATATTAATGTATCAGCTATCGGCTGAATCAGAGTTTGGCTATGTAGCTGAAGCATTACAGAAGAGACGCTATCAAACTCCCAATCATTTGTATTGCGTCTGAAAGTGAAGTTCCAGCTGTGTTCTGACCAATACTCCGAGATAGTGGCATCGTGGTGTTTTGCAATGTTGAATAATACTGGAAATTGCTCTTTTAAATGGAGAGTGCACAAGCCAAATATCCGGTCAGAGCTTTACATTTCCAACTTTAATACCtaaatttgaataaaatgaaTTCCAATGTACTCTGATGTGGACGCCATGTACCAGAAGAGGATGGTAGTTTGGTAGTCCAGAGATTAAGGAGACCGTATTGCACTAGTAACAGTCCTCCATGAAGCTTCTTCCTCTAGACTAAACCTCCAGAGCTACTTATGCATCAACCTGATGTtatgaaacatcaaattttttaCCCCGAGGCTTCTAACTTTCCTGTCTTGGAAGTTGGGTTGATGCCTCCCATTTCACCAGATGAAAAGCTTTATGTTCCTAGTTaccttgtgggattacactaggtatgtgGTTGTTGTTACCTTCCCACAAAAAATACATTCAAATTTTATCCAGTCTTTTAGCTACACTGACTGGACCCACGAATctattgacccccctcccccccccttCCGGCCAAGGAAAGATACTTTTTCCCGCAAGACAATGTTTTCACAGCCTTCTACTATATCTTTCCGTGTTGCCGCAACTTTTGTTTTGGATCCGAGCGGTAGCCCTAGATATTTACCTGGAAAGACTCCAACTTTACAACCCATGATGTATCATGTCTGCAACCTCCTGGATGTAGGGGATTTCATTGACCGCATAAAGAACACTCTTTGCATAGTTTATGTGCAGAATGGACACTACTTCGAAAAGCAAAAGAATCAGTTTTAGATGATAGATTTGCTCCCTTTCTGGTTCACAGAAGATCAAAGAATCATCAGCACTTAGAATATGAGTGATTTCTAGCTCCCCCTGATTTCTTATCCATGGACTGCAACCATTAATCCACCTATGTTGTTCAGCTGTGACAAGCATCCTATTTATGCCTTCCATAACCCAAGTGAATAAGAAGGGAGACAACGAGTCACCCCGTCTTAAGCCTTTTTATGTGGTGAAGAATCCTTTAGGAGAGCCATTTATGATGACGGATAATTTCTCTTTAGATATACAGTAGAATATCCTGTTTTCACCAAACCCATCAGCTTTAGCATGCCTAAGAGGAAATCCCAATGAACATTGTCGAAAACTTTCTCGATGTCTAGCTTACATTAAATTTCCGACTTCCCTTGCTTCACTCTAGAATCTATACATTCATTCGCAATTAATGCGGCATCCACTGTTTGTCTACACCTTACGAACGTCAGTTGGAAAGTCGACACTACTTTATCCATCACAATTCTAAGCCTGTTGGCCAGTATTTTGGAGAACACCTTATAGAAGCTTCCAATTAGGCTTATTGGCCTAAAGTCCTTCAATTTCTTTGCTCCATTTTCCTTGGGAATTAAAGCAATATAGTATGCGTTCAGACTTTTTTCAAATCTCACATGAGAGCAAAAAAAGGTTGACTGCTGCAATGAGATCAGACTTTACAGTGCTTCAACATTTTTTGTCAAATTCCCTAGTGAACCCATCCGGGCCGGACCCTTGTCCCCCTTACAGTATGTGATCGCCCCCAAAAtttcttcttcctcaaaaggcCTTTGTAACCACTTGGTTCTCTTCTGCTGAAAATGGATGCCATGCTTTCCCGGGCCCAGAAGGTCTCCAGCTCACTGAAGAAGTGTACCGGGACTTGTAAAAACTCCGAATTTCATTGACAATGTCTTTCTCTTCTTCCAACATTCTCTCATTCACTTCTAGCTTGTCGATATGTTGATTCTCTTGTGTGCATTCGCCATTTTGTGgaaga of the Capsicum annuum cultivar UCD-10X-F1 chromosome 11, UCD10Xv1.1, whole genome shotgun sequence genome contains:
- the LOC107856685 gene encoding probable magnesium transporter NIPA1 — encoded protein: MVLHGPQSELGHSLQALDTFNTAVVSPIYYVMFTTLTIVASVIMFKDWDGQNVGSIISEICGFIVVLSGTILLHVTKDMERSSSFRGNYTPSSPTLSTRLFNSNGESHKHEQEDELCSEEADSRRQDLQV